The following coding sequences lie in one Rutidosis leptorrhynchoides isolate AG116_Rl617_1_P2 chromosome 6, CSIRO_AGI_Rlap_v1, whole genome shotgun sequence genomic window:
- the LOC139854262 gene encoding blue copper protein-like — protein MDKKCSIFIILVATILVVDTSAQKPPTNTYELNWVPDFDYKGWAEAKNFVEGDKIIFKYEVGKYSVLETDQKGYDNCFVCPTATPHSSGNDEVVLPVGIKYFINASDKGQNCKDHNMKMKITVPPSPPKKVEGARKLVQETN, from the exons ATGGATAAAAAGTGTAGCATATTTATCATCCTTGTAGCAACAATATTGGTTGTAGATACTTCAGCCCAAAAGCCGCCAACTAATACGTATGAACTCAATTGGGTTCCTGATTTCGATTATAAAGGATGGGCGGAGGCAAAGAACTTCGTTGAAGGAGATAAAATTA TTTTCAAGTATGAAGTTGGAAAATACAGTGTGCTTGAAACGGATCAAAAAGGCTATGATAATTGTTTCGTGTGTCCAACCGCTACACCTCATTCGAGTGGTAACGATGAGGTCGTACTTCCAGTCGGAATCAAATATTTCATCAATGCAAGTGATAAAGGGCAGAATTGTAAAGACCATAACATGAAGATGAAGATCACAGTTCCTCCTTCACCTCCCAAAAAAGTAGAAGGAGCGCGAAAACTAGTTCAAGAAACtaactaa